One genomic region from Phragmites australis chromosome 1, lpPhrAust1.1, whole genome shotgun sequence encodes:
- the LOC133883431 gene encoding uncharacterized protein LOC133883431, whose amino-acid sequence MPESPPSPSAAAAFPVLERRLVRMGPDPAPEDRAVAPLSPRRKRRREDSGPALQSPEFRLPAAKWHYRGTMTAPPTGAAEAEGAPTPEPAPEPSRPAEPRQADAAMSAGPADATAEARTVEAAAEEGQLEAERARLDAERAQLTAAWRAFESRLAAQRAANKEERRAMEEARVAAAREQKLLEDTRVEIVRERELLEDTRAEIAREREVLGSARAEATREREDAACLAKASRQQAAEALARERQAQEREDAVASREWAAEAHEDDLTLREFDAEIMSVNLGTREDLLSRREGEAAEAAAAVAAREE is encoded by the exons ATGCcagagtccccgccgtcgccatcggcagcggcggcgttcccggtcttGGAGCGGCGCCTCGTAaggatggggcctgacccgGCGCCCGAAGACCGCGCGGTGGCCCCGCTGAGCCCCCGtcggaagaggagacgggaggattccgggccggcgcTGCagagcccggagttcaggctcccggcggccaaatggcactATCGGGGGACTATgaccgc GCCacccacgggcgccgccgaggCTGAAGGAGCACCGACACCGGAGCCAGCACCCGAGCCAAGCCGGCCAGCGGAGCCGAGGCAGGCAGACGCGGCGATGTCGgcggggccagcggacgcgaCGGCCGAGGCGAGGACggtggaagcggcggcggag gaggggcagcttgaaGCAGAGCGCGCGAGGCTAGAcgcggagagggcgcagctcaCGGCCGCCTGGCGCGCCTTCGAGTCCCGCCTCGCCGCGCAGCGTGCTGCTAACAAGGAGGAACGAAGAGCCATGGAAGAGGCCCGcgtggcggccgcgcgggagcagaagcttttggaagatacTCGCGTGGAGATCGTGCGGGAGCGGGAGCttttggaagatacccgcgcagagatcgcgcgggagcgggaggttTTGGGGAGCGCCCGCGCAGAAGCtacgcgggagcgagaagacgccgcctgCCTAGCTaaggcatcgcggcagcaggctgccgaggccctagCCAGGGAGAGGCaagcgcaggagcgggaggatgCGGTTGCGAGCCGCGAGTGGGCGGCGGAGGCCCACGAAGATGACCTGACCCTTCGGGAGTTCGATGCTGAAATCATGTCGGTGAACCTGGGCACCCGGGAGGACTTGTTGtcccgccgggagggggaggctgccgaggcggcggcagcCGTCGCTGCCAGGGAGGAGTAG